From Micromonospora echinospora, one genomic window encodes:
- a CDS encoding helix-turn-helix transcriptional regulator yields MTLTERDRQLDILTHRLNDLLRADNPSVTSGPVTVVTGPVGTGKTSLLQAFARRCAEAGVNFLGASASRSERTVPLEIVRQLVRRAPLTDPTRDRLGRLLDRGALDWSETPDDEALAPLTAAIGGELVALAAQGPLVLAVDDVHHADAPSLRCLAYLARRVTGLAVLIVLTEAHRTRPWHPTVHAELMQPARAHRVRLPLLSPDGTYRLLADRLGVPVARRVTDEAHRISGGNPLLLHALADDHLTGGPGDRPVTGEAFREAVLSCLYRCEHLVLKAARVLAVTGGPKDSPLVPLLLDLPGGLDVRAVDVSTSAGLVTEEGLRHPAVIRAVLDSMTVEEHGRLQRATACLLHDDGAPPARIAPHLLKTDELDETWMIQALLDAGEQALADGDADAARQYLRRANRDATDDCLRARIRSALARAEWRLDPQAAVPHLLGVATAVRAGHLSSRQAAGPIQYLLWHGQTDRARELVRHLEERADRHDPQSATDLIVMRSWLTTLYPGTPVDGPAARPVGRDPLTLARVKGQLRGIALLGAVLERGEASAAEDADHVLATLRLDDETSIWNAVCAVSALIYADRLDLAGEWCERLDHDATGRHRTPRALLAALSAAVAGRRGDLVRARKLAEVALSRLSPKGWGVMIGMPLAVRLRALTGLQEWEEAAACLRTPVPAALFETPFGLHYLHARGLHALASGNPEAALADFQLCGQLMTSWRLDLSALVPWRTEAARALRHMGRRQQAEKLVREELDRLRPDQVRHRGAALRVLATVEEGDDRIRHLRSAVRLLRQSGDRVELAHALTDLGHAYQQVGDLRQARDVSRCAREVAGECGIPVLRPTSRAHRNGATDPGDEAIVLLTGLNDTESRVATLAAQGHTNREIAEKMFLTVSAIEQRLTRIYRKLDVASRSELAARLRLDR; encoded by the coding sequence ATGACGCTGACCGAGCGGGACCGGCAGCTCGACATCCTGACGCACCGGCTCAACGACCTCCTGCGCGCCGACAACCCGTCCGTCACGTCAGGTCCGGTGACGGTGGTGACCGGACCCGTCGGGACCGGTAAGACCAGCCTGTTGCAGGCGTTCGCCCGACGGTGCGCCGAGGCCGGCGTCAACTTCCTGGGCGCGAGCGCCTCCCGCAGCGAGCGCACCGTACCGCTGGAGATCGTCCGCCAACTCGTCCGCCGGGCCCCCCTTACCGATCCCACCCGGGACCGGCTCGGGCGCCTGCTGGACCGGGGCGCCCTCGACTGGTCCGAGACACCCGACGACGAGGCCCTCGCCCCGCTCACCGCCGCGATCGGCGGTGAGCTGGTGGCACTCGCCGCACAGGGTCCCCTGGTCCTCGCGGTCGACGACGTGCACCACGCCGACGCTCCGTCCCTGCGCTGCCTGGCCTACCTGGCGCGACGCGTGACCGGCCTGGCCGTACTGATCGTCCTCACCGAGGCGCACCGCACCCGGCCGTGGCATCCCACCGTCCACGCCGAACTGATGCAGCCGGCGCGGGCGCACCGGGTACGGCTTCCCCTGCTCTCCCCCGACGGCACCTACCGCCTCCTGGCCGACCGGCTCGGTGTGCCGGTGGCCCGCCGCGTCACCGACGAGGCGCACCGGATCAGCGGGGGCAACCCCCTGCTGCTGCACGCCCTGGCCGACGACCATCTCACCGGCGGGCCCGGCGACCGGCCGGTGACCGGGGAGGCCTTCCGCGAGGCCGTACTGAGCTGCCTCTACCGGTGCGAGCACCTCGTCCTGAAGGCCGCCCGGGTGCTCGCGGTGACCGGTGGGCCGAAGGACAGCCCGCTGGTTCCCCTGCTCCTCGACCTCCCCGGGGGCCTGGATGTGCGTGCGGTCGACGTGTCGACCAGCGCGGGCCTGGTCACCGAGGAGGGGCTCCGGCACCCGGCCGTCATCCGGGCGGTGCTGGACAGCATGACGGTGGAGGAGCACGGCCGGTTGCAGCGGGCCACCGCCTGCCTGTTGCACGACGACGGCGCGCCTCCCGCGCGGATCGCCCCGCACCTGCTCAAGACCGACGAACTCGACGAGACCTGGATGATCCAGGCGCTGCTCGACGCCGGAGAACAGGCCCTGGCCGACGGTGACGCCGACGCGGCGCGACAGTACCTGCGCCGGGCCAACCGGGACGCCACCGACGACTGCCTGCGGGCACGGATCCGTTCCGCCCTCGCCCGCGCGGAGTGGCGGCTCGATCCGCAGGCCGCCGTTCCGCACCTGCTCGGCGTCGCTACCGCCGTCCGGGCCGGGCATCTCAGCAGCCGACAGGCCGCCGGGCCGATCCAGTACCTGCTCTGGCACGGGCAGACCGACCGGGCCCGCGAGCTCGTCCGGCACCTCGAGGAACGCGCCGACCGGCACGACCCCCAGTCGGCCACCGACCTGATCGTGATGAGGAGCTGGCTGACCACCCTCTACCCGGGAACTCCGGTGGACGGCCCGGCCGCCCGCCCGGTGGGCCGGGACCCGCTGACCCTCGCCCGGGTCAAGGGTCAGCTCCGGGGTATCGCCCTGCTCGGCGCGGTGCTCGAACGTGGGGAGGCCAGCGCGGCCGAGGATGCCGACCACGTCCTCGCCACGCTCCGACTGGACGACGAGACGAGCATCTGGAACGCCGTCTGCGCGGTGAGCGCGCTGATCTACGCCGACCGGCTCGACCTCGCCGGTGAGTGGTGCGAACGGCTGGACCACGACGCCACCGGCCGGCATCGCACCCCACGCGCGCTGCTGGCCGCGCTCTCCGCCGCGGTGGCCGGTCGCCGCGGCGACCTGGTCCGGGCGCGGAAGCTGGCCGAGGTGGCCCTGAGCCGGCTCTCCCCGAAGGGGTGGGGCGTCATGATCGGCATGCCGCTCGCCGTTCGGCTCCGGGCGCTGACCGGCCTCCAGGAGTGGGAAGAGGCCGCCGCCTGCCTGCGGACGCCGGTGCCGGCGGCCCTGTTCGAGACCCCGTTCGGCCTGCACTACCTGCACGCCCGCGGACTGCACGCGCTGGCCTCCGGCAACCCCGAGGCCGCGCTGGCCGACTTCCAGCTCTGCGGTCAGCTGATGACGTCGTGGCGGCTGGACCTGTCGGCGCTGGTGCCGTGGCGGACCGAGGCGGCCCGCGCGCTGCGGCACATGGGCCGCCGCCAGCAGGCCGAGAAGCTCGTGCGGGAGGAACTGGACCGACTACGCCCGGACCAGGTCCGACACCGGGGGGCGGCGCTGCGGGTGCTCGCCACCGTCGAGGAGGGCGACGACCGCATCCGGCACCTGCGCAGCGCCGTACGGCTGCTGCGGCAGTCCGGCGACCGGGTGGAGCTGGCGCACGCCCTCACCGACCTCGGTCACGCGTACCAGCAGGTCGGGGACCTGCGACAGGCGCGTGACGTGTCCCGGTGCGCCCGGGAGGTCGCCGGCGAGTGCGGCATCCCGGTCCTGCGTCCCACGTCGCGTGCCCACCGCAACGGCGCCACCGACCCCGGCGACGAGGCGATCGTTCTGCTCACCGGGCTCAACGACACCGAGTCCCGGGTGGCCACCCTGGCCGCGCAGGGGCACACCAACCGCGAGATCGCCGAGAAGATGTTCCTCACGGTCAGCGCCATCGAACAGCGACTGACCCGCATCTACCGCAAGCTCGACGTCGCCTCCCGCAGCGAACTGGCCGCCCGCCTCCGGCTCGACCGCTGA